One region of Marivirga arenosa genomic DNA includes:
- the pnuC gene encoding nicotinamide riboside transporter PnuC — translation MEILQELYKGLLNMGWLEGLGVFFGILYIYFAAKEMIWCWYASLISVSIYLIICYQVQLYAEMGLNVYYLGATIYGWWHWRNPSENKKELPISKMKLKEHILFILVGFTFTFGLGYFLIENTDAQLPYLDSFTTVFAVLTTLLVTRKVLENWIYWVFIDTVAIYIYFQRELYLTSLLMAAYVIIAAVGYLNWLKLYRTKYA, via the coding sequence ATGGAAATTTTACAAGAACTTTATAAAGGCCTACTCAATATGGGATGGCTTGAAGGACTAGGTGTATTCTTTGGAATACTCTATATCTATTTTGCTGCTAAAGAAATGATTTGGTGTTGGTATGCTAGTCTGATTAGTGTTAGCATTTATTTGATAATATGCTACCAAGTACAGCTTTACGCAGAAATGGGTTTAAATGTGTACTATTTAGGCGCCACAATATATGGATGGTGGCACTGGCGTAATCCTAGTGAAAATAAAAAAGAGTTACCGATCTCTAAAATGAAATTGAAGGAACATATTTTATTTATTTTAGTCGGATTTACATTTACCTTCGGATTAGGATATTTTCTTATTGAAAATACAGATGCTCAACTCCCCTATCTAGATTCATTTACTACTGTTTTTGCAGTGCTTACCACTCTCTTAGTTACGCGTAAAGTCCTTGAAAACTGGATTTATTGGGTATTTATTGATACTGTAGCCATTTACATTTATTTTCAGAGAGAATTATATTTGACTTCCTTATTAATGGCCGCATACGTAATTATAGCAGCAGTCGGCTATTTGAATTGGCTTAAGCTTTACCGTACAAAATACGCATGA
- a CDS encoding ATP-binding protein has product MKKIAIIGPESTGKSTITAQLARYYNEPFVEEFGRKYLEKTNGTYNREDLLAITKGMIESEKSLEKKATNFLFCDTDLIMMKVWYEVKYGECHPLVLDRLDSKPYDHYLLCYPDLPWEDDPLRENPNMREELFERYLKELNLYNFPFSIVKGKINRFMIAANEIERLKNDN; this is encoded by the coding sequence ATGAAAAAAATTGCCATAATAGGACCAGAAAGTACCGGAAAAAGTACGATTACAGCCCAATTGGCTAGATATTACAATGAACCATTTGTAGAAGAATTTGGAAGGAAATACCTAGAAAAAACCAATGGAACGTATAATCGAGAGGATTTATTAGCCATTACTAAAGGTATGATTGAATCAGAAAAATCTCTTGAGAAAAAAGCAACTAATTTTCTTTTTTGTGATACTGATTTAATTATGATGAAGGTATGGTATGAGGTTAAATATGGTGAGTGTCATCCTTTGGTCTTAGACCGATTGGATTCTAAACCTTATGATCATTATTTATTATGCTATCCCGATCTCCCCTGGGAAGATGATCCCTTGAGAGAAAACCCTAATATGAGAGAAGAGCTTTTTGAAAGATATTTAAAAGAATTAAACCTCTATAATTTTCCTTTCAGTATTGTGAAAGGAAAGATTAACCGATTTATGATTGCTGCAAATGAAATTGAAAGACTAAAGAATGATAATTAA
- a CDS encoding ABC transporter substrate-binding protein, protein MELIRLALDWTPNTNHTGFFVAQAKGFYDEIGIKVEIRSPELDNYSKTPAKLVEKKSVELGIAPSESVISYQTLKNKPNLTAIAAILQKDASAIVSLAEGSIQNIKDLDQQTYASYNARFEDHIVEAMIRKDGGKGEFNKSTPDKLGIWDTLLEGNADATWVFMPWEGILAKNNGIKLNEFQLDEYNIPYGYSPILIAHPETLNEKEEPISKFLKASAKGFHFTQNYPEDAVKILAASGEQEELKDEEFLLESQKAINPYYTDENDDWGLMQDSRWKDFVDWIKSEKLIDKETLSNHKSLYTNKYL, encoded by the coding sequence ATGGAACTAATAAGACTAGCATTGGATTGGACTCCTAACACCAATCATACTGGCTTTTTTGTAGCTCAAGCAAAAGGTTTTTATGATGAAATAGGAATAAAAGTGGAGATCCGTTCTCCGGAATTAGATAATTACTCCAAGACTCCTGCAAAATTAGTAGAGAAAAAATCAGTTGAACTTGGCATAGCTCCTTCAGAATCGGTTATTAGTTACCAAACTTTAAAAAACAAGCCAAATTTGACAGCCATAGCAGCCATCCTGCAAAAAGATGCAAGCGCGATTGTGAGCTTAGCTGAAGGAAGTATTCAAAATATTAAAGATTTGGATCAGCAAACCTATGCTTCCTATAATGCTCGTTTTGAAGACCATATAGTAGAAGCAATGATTAGGAAAGATGGTGGCAAAGGGGAATTCAATAAAAGTACTCCTGATAAATTAGGGATCTGGGATACATTATTAGAGGGCAATGCGGATGCAACATGGGTATTCATGCCATGGGAAGGCATCCTAGCTAAAAATAACGGAATAAAATTAAATGAATTCCAACTTGATGAATACAACATTCCTTATGGATACTCTCCTATTTTGATTGCCCATCCTGAAACTCTAAATGAAAAAGAAGAACCGATTTCTAAGTTTTTAAAAGCTTCTGCAAAAGGATTTCATTTTACCCAAAATTATCCTGAAGATGCTGTTAAAATACTAGCTGCTTCAGGAGAACAAGAAGAGCTGAAGGATGAAGAGTTTTTATTAGAAAGTCAAAAGGCAATCAATCCATATTATACCGATGAAAATGATGATTGGGGTCTAATGCAAGATAGTAGATGGAAAGATTTCGTAGATTGGATAAAATCTGAAAAACTAATTGATAAAGAAACTTTATCTAATCACAAATCATTATACACGAATAAGTACTTATAA
- a CDS encoding TonB-dependent receptor has translation MLHLVKKAILIATAVLLPMTVFSQHTIKGTVKSEGENEPLIGANVMLLPISKGNTTNQNGKFEINNIPNGDYTLKVSYVGYKTLEKSITINENRTFEFQLESDKVLSEEVVVSAIRADKLAPITQTTLNKKEINSVFNGQDGAFVLEQLSPSIQVNSDAGTRFTNYGSMRLRGIDQKRINITLNGVPLNDMMDQGVFFSNFTDITRSMESVQIQRGVGTSTNGTASYAGSIGYESEKINTEKPEATVTLLAGSFNTWQGTAEAKTGLMDNNTAFYTRLSRTYSDGYRDHSGSDAYSFFFSGGWFGEKDIIKINGFNGRTKNDLAYSPVPESLIEEDPKTNINNPNDIDDFGQSLLQLEHTHFFGDNSTLTSSAYYGGAGGDFPFTYNVDSVTLQSINYPLFNDHFGVMSYFNQKFTDFEWTTGVHAYRFKRENIEQLVPNFSNPYYQDQSTKDEISGFIKGTYRIGKFSLLADVQARYVTLEMIPDTDFLGENRSIPTYDWTFINPKIGVTYEINSTLNTYASFGRSGREPTRSNYLGDTQINEGNIDSLQNQGFVKPEFVNDFEAGIRYNTQTAKFNFNAFYMDFENEIAPIGEFIPQYFIQLYENQAASFRRGVEFDWQFIPLENFIFSGNATYMQSIISEYRPEGSNEVFEDIKTPYSPEYFVNAQIQYQPIEQFGLSFHTRFVGMSFSELTNNENFVLPSYSVANVKLFSNLSENYRVELELNNIFSEQYYTDGAPVGNEMGFFVQAPAHFYATFIAKF, from the coding sequence ATGTTACATTTAGTCAAAAAAGCAATTTTAATTGCTACAGCAGTTTTATTGCCAATGACAGTTTTTAGTCAGCACACAATCAAAGGAACTGTAAAATCGGAAGGAGAAAATGAACCTTTAATTGGAGCCAATGTGATGCTATTGCCAATCTCCAAAGGAAATACCACCAATCAAAATGGAAAATTTGAAATCAATAATATTCCAAATGGTGACTACACCCTGAAAGTTAGCTATGTCGGCTATAAAACGCTCGAAAAAAGCATAACTATTAATGAGAACAGAACTTTTGAATTTCAACTTGAATCAGATAAGGTATTATCTGAAGAAGTAGTAGTAAGTGCTATACGTGCAGACAAACTTGCTCCTATCACACAAACAACTTTAAATAAAAAGGAAATCAATTCTGTGTTTAATGGGCAAGATGGGGCTTTTGTATTAGAACAATTATCTCCTTCTATACAGGTAAACTCAGATGCTGGAACTCGTTTCACCAATTATGGCAGCATGCGATTAAGAGGAATTGACCAAAAAAGAATTAACATTACGCTAAACGGAGTACCTCTAAATGACATGATGGATCAGGGGGTTTTCTTTTCAAATTTCACGGATATCACTAGGAGCATGGAAAGTGTGCAAATACAAAGAGGAGTTGGAACAAGTACTAATGGAACAGCCTCTTACGCAGGTTCCATCGGCTATGAATCCGAAAAAATTAATACCGAAAAACCTGAAGCAACCGTTACTTTACTAGCTGGGTCGTTCAATACTTGGCAAGGAACAGCAGAAGCTAAAACAGGATTGATGGATAATAACACAGCCTTTTATACAAGGTTAAGCAGAACTTACAGCGATGGGTACAGAGATCATTCCGGAAGTGATGCCTATTCTTTCTTTTTCAGCGGAGGATGGTTTGGTGAAAAGGATATTATAAAGATCAATGGATTCAACGGGAGAACTAAAAATGATTTGGCTTACTCTCCTGTTCCTGAATCTTTAATTGAAGAAGATCCGAAAACGAATATTAATAACCCCAATGATATTGATGATTTTGGTCAATCATTATTACAATTAGAGCACACTCATTTTTTCGGTGATAATTCCACATTAACTTCTTCTGCCTATTATGGTGGAGCTGGCGGAGATTTTCCCTTTACATATAATGTGGATAGTGTTACTCTACAAAGCATTAACTACCCGCTTTTTAATGACCATTTTGGAGTAATGAGTTACTTCAATCAAAAATTCACAGATTTTGAATGGACAACTGGTGTTCATGCTTATCGCTTTAAAAGGGAAAATATTGAGCAATTGGTACCTAATTTCAGTAATCCTTATTATCAAGACCAATCAACAAAAGACGAAATAAGTGGTTTTATAAAGGGAACTTACAGAATTGGAAAATTTAGCCTTTTGGCAGATGTACAAGCTCGTTATGTCACCCTGGAAATGATTCCTGACACTGATTTTCTAGGGGAAAATAGAAGCATTCCTACTTACGACTGGACTTTTATCAATCCTAAAATAGGTGTTACCTATGAAATTAATAGCACTTTAAATACTTATGCATCATTTGGTCGTTCAGGCAGAGAACCTACAAGAAGTAATTACTTAGGCGACACTCAGATAAATGAAGGAAATATTGACAGTTTACAAAATCAGGGCTTTGTGAAACCAGAATTTGTAAATGATTTTGAAGCTGGGATTCGTTACAATACGCAAACAGCGAAATTCAATTTCAATGCCTTTTATATGGATTTTGAAAACGAAATTGCTCCAATTGGTGAATTCATCCCTCAATATTTTATCCAACTTTATGAAAACCAAGCAGCTTCCTTCAGAAGAGGAGTTGAGTTCGATTGGCAATTCATACCGTTGGAAAACTTTATATTTTCAGGTAATGCTACTTATATGCAAAGTATCATCAGTGAATATCGACCAGAGGGCAGCAATGAAGTTTTTGAAGATATCAAAACACCTTATAGTCCAGAATATTTTGTGAATGCCCAAATTCAATATCAACCCATTGAACAATTTGGTTTAAGCTTTCACACTAGATTTGTGGGAATGAGTTTTAGTGAATTAACCAATAACGAGAATTTTGTGCTACCGAGCTATTCAGTCGCAAATGTAAAGTTGTTTTCTAATTTATCTGAAAACTATCGGGTAGAATTAGAACTCAATAATATTTTTAGTGAACAATATTATACGGACGGTGCTCCAGTTGGAAATGAAATGGGATTCTTTGTTCAAGCTCCTGCACATTTTTATGCAACTTTCATTGCCAAGTTCTAA
- a CDS encoding DUF6687 family protein: MQNKKFIPFYDIRKYPDDVLVVDAHHPEAFDLSHWRGAAVPDNCEADTSTEVVLKAIKNNLAELSRTYVTNNHYDIDGFLGVWALFNPEIAIQRYDLLVEMAQIGDFREINFKNPNWQKALKLVCWLNEEEAQLFYPPFGAPEIAEKEMEASVPKYLHFLEAFTEQINLVIDEIPSTEEYEIVSEHLNKKINKETLSDIRLHIVQAEQPLHYYALYSESSSSDIVMSIYSDNRYELEFKYTTWVNTTRMHYPRIGLEKLCDQLNAVETSGKKWEAEHFTDTAPILRLKGKKLSKKERFQSPCFRPIYSSSIKADEFKNICIEYFQQYYKGLEKGETLDWKEVRVINRELFE; encoded by the coding sequence ATGCAAAATAAAAAATTCATTCCTTTCTATGACATTCGAAAATATCCAGATGATGTATTAGTAGTAGATGCTCATCATCCTGAAGCTTTTGATTTATCGCATTGGAGAGGTGCGGCTGTTCCTGATAATTGTGAAGCCGATACCAGTACGGAAGTAGTTCTTAAAGCCATTAAAAATAATTTAGCTGAACTTAGTAGAACCTATGTTACTAACAACCATTATGATATTGATGGATTTTTAGGCGTATGGGCTCTATTTAATCCTGAAATTGCAATTCAGCGATATGACTTATTAGTTGAAATGGCTCAAATAGGAGATTTCAGAGAAATAAACTTTAAAAACCCTAATTGGCAAAAAGCTCTAAAACTTGTTTGTTGGCTGAATGAGGAAGAAGCCCAATTGTTCTACCCTCCTTTTGGAGCTCCAGAAATTGCAGAAAAAGAAATGGAAGCCTCAGTCCCTAAATATTTGCATTTCCTTGAAGCATTTACTGAACAAATAAATTTAGTAATAGATGAAATACCTAGTACTGAAGAATATGAGATAGTATCTGAACATCTAAACAAAAAAATAAATAAAGAAACACTCTCTGATATTAGATTGCATATAGTTCAGGCTGAACAACCGCTTCATTATTATGCCTTGTATAGCGAAAGTTCTTCCTCAGATATTGTAATGAGTATTTACTCTGATAATAGATATGAATTAGAGTTCAAATATACTACCTGGGTAAACACTACGAGAATGCATTATCCTAGAATTGGCTTAGAAAAGCTATGCGATCAACTGAATGCAGTTGAAACAAGCGGTAAAAAATGGGAAGCTGAGCATTTTACAGATACAGCCCCTATTCTTAGACTTAAGGGTAAAAAATTAAGTAAGAAAGAGAGATTTCAAAGTCCTTGCTTTAGGCCTATCTATTCGTCAAGTATCAAGGCAGATGAGTTTAAAAATATATGCATTGAATATTTCCAACAATACTATAAAGGCTTAGAAAAAGGAGAAACACTAGATTGGAAAGAAGTAAGAGTAATCAATCGAGAACTATTTGAATAA
- a CDS encoding DUF5606 family protein has protein sequence MELKDIASVSGKGGLFKVVKPSRTGVILESLDNKKQKLVAHAHDRVSILDEISIYTTDAEGNVALQKIFNTMNEEFGDDLGIDNKSSKEEIMAFLKHVLPNYDENQVYPSDVKKLVSWYNILLKEAPEVLTAKSEEESK, from the coding sequence ATGGAATTAAAAGATATTGCATCAGTAAGTGGAAAAGGAGGTTTATTTAAAGTTGTTAAACCATCAAGAACAGGTGTTATTCTAGAGTCTCTGGACAATAAAAAACAGAAATTAGTAGCTCACGCTCACGATAGAGTATCTATACTAGATGAAATATCTATATATACTACCGATGCCGAAGGAAACGTTGCCTTACAGAAAATCTTTAATACTATGAATGAAGAGTTTGGAGATGATTTAGGTATTGATAATAAATCTTCAAAAGAAGAAATAATGGCGTTTTTAAAGCATGTGTTGCCTAATTATGATGAAAATCAGGTATATCCTTCAGATGTTAAAAAATTAGTAAGCTGGTATAACATCTTATTAAAAGAAGCTCCTGAAGTATTGACTGCAAAAAGTGAAGAGGAGAGTAAGTGA
- the ftsZ gene encoding cell division protein FtsZ produces the protein MTEGAYKFEIPKHHKSIIKVIGVGGGGSNAVNHMFNQGIRDVEFIVCNTDSQALKSSPVPNKLQIGTNLTSGLGAGANPEKGKDAALESKEDIRDLLGNDTKMVFVTAGMGGGTGTGAAPVIARIAKEMDILTVGIVTSPFSFEGKKKVRQAEEGIRQLKENCDTVLVILNDKLREIHGNLTIGNAFAKADNVLTTGAKGIAEIITVPGQVNVDFEDVKTVMKNAGAAVMGSAKTDGDGRALRAAEEALSSPLLNNTDILGAQKILLSIISGEKAELQMDELTEITDYIQERAGDEAEVIFGHGVDETLGEGLSVTVIATGFDQTGYKENAIPHKEARKVYDLDSNKQITLFGDEQKEDKPKQEPKTDSRPFTFEKRNTQQESRPNADEERGYSFGFPSKKQEEPEYIEEENEYADDFTESLSHDYEIVDHTENMGNQDDLDKREAEHQEMLRRRSIERIEKLKNLNGGHTNTPEAYKQMEVPAYKRKQVKLKDVPHSSEKNISRFNLNDDNQILGNNKFLHDNVD, from the coding sequence ATGACTGAAGGAGCTTATAAATTCGAAATTCCAAAACACCATAAATCTATTATTAAAGTAATAGGTGTTGGTGGCGGTGGCAGTAATGCTGTTAATCACATGTTTAATCAGGGCATCAGAGATGTAGAGTTCATAGTATGTAATACTGACTCACAAGCACTCAAATCAAGTCCTGTGCCTAACAAATTACAAATTGGAACTAATCTGACAAGCGGATTGGGTGCTGGCGCTAATCCTGAAAAAGGAAAAGATGCGGCCCTTGAAAGCAAAGAAGATATTAGAGACTTACTAGGTAATGATACCAAAATGGTTTTCGTTACGGCTGGTATGGGCGGAGGTACTGGTACAGGAGCTGCTCCTGTAATCGCCCGTATAGCTAAAGAAATGGATATCCTAACGGTTGGAATTGTAACCTCTCCATTCAGTTTTGAAGGCAAGAAAAAAGTCAGACAGGCGGAAGAAGGTATTCGTCAATTAAAGGAAAACTGTGATACGGTTTTGGTTATTCTCAATGATAAGTTGAGAGAGATTCACGGAAATCTTACTATTGGTAATGCATTTGCGAAAGCAGATAATGTATTAACAACAGGAGCAAAAGGGATTGCTGAAATCATAACAGTTCCAGGTCAGGTAAACGTGGATTTTGAAGATGTTAAAACTGTAATGAAAAATGCTGGTGCAGCTGTTATGGGATCTGCCAAAACCGATGGTGACGGTAGAGCATTAAGAGCAGCAGAGGAAGCATTATCTTCTCCTTTATTGAATAATACCGATATCTTGGGAGCTCAAAAAATATTGCTGTCCATCATTTCTGGTGAAAAAGCAGAACTCCAGATGGATGAATTAACTGAGATCACAGATTATATTCAAGAAAGAGCTGGAGATGAGGCTGAGGTGATTTTCGGTCATGGTGTGGATGAAACTTTAGGTGAAGGATTGTCCGTAACAGTTATTGCAACTGGTTTCGATCAAACAGGATACAAAGAAAATGCTATTCCTCATAAAGAGGCCCGTAAGGTATATGATTTAGATTCTAATAAGCAGATAACGCTTTTTGGTGACGAACAAAAGGAAGATAAGCCTAAGCAAGAACCAAAAACTGACTCTAGACCCTTTACTTTTGAAAAAAGAAATACACAGCAAGAATCTAGACCTAATGCTGATGAAGAAAGAGGCTATTCATTTGGATTTCCTTCTAAAAAACAGGAAGAGCCTGAATATATAGAAGAAGAAAATGAGTATGCTGATGATTTCACAGAAAGTTTATCTCATGATTATGAAATTGTAGATCATACGGAAAATATGGGGAACCAAGATGATTTAGATAAACGTGAAGCTGAACATCAGGAAATGTTAAGAAGAAGATCTATTGAAAGAATAGAGAAGCTTAAAAACTTAAATGGTGGTCATACGAATACTCCTGAAGCCTACAAGCAAATGGAAGTACCCGCTTATAAGCGTAAGCAAGTAAAATTGAAAGATGTTCCGCATTCTTCTGAAAAGAACATATCACGTTTTAATTTAAATGATGATAATCAGATACTAGGCAATAATAAGTTTTTACATGATAATGTAGATTGA
- the ftsA gene encoding cell division protein FtsA — protein MQNDKIVVGLDIGTTKICVIVGHKNDYGKLDVLGMGKAVSDGVVKGKVINIEKTILAIKKAVEEAEDNSGIDIKVVNVGIAGHHIRSSIQRGSITRDDREEEITVEDVNRLTNDMHRMVIPAGNQIIHVMPQVYTVDYDDGIKDPVGMTGIRLEADFHVITADINSINNIQKCVKRAGLDIENMILEPLASSLAVLSDDEKEAGVCLVDIGGGTTDIAIFHENIIRHTGVIPFGGNIITSDIKEGCMVMQQQAELLKTKFGRAISTEASENEIVSIPGLRNRAPKEISIKNLAHIVEARMEEIIDLVHAEILASGYEGRLAGGIVITGGGSQMHSARQLVEYLTGMDARIGYPNEHLGRTKIEAVKSPMYATSVGLVLAGYRSIDERENRYLEAKLNNQNMFINHKQKGSKREGDFFSKIINKTKSFLIDDFDDKDDY, from the coding sequence ATGCAAAATGATAAAATAGTAGTCGGATTAGACATAGGAACCACTAAAATATGCGTGATAGTGGGCCATAAAAATGATTATGGTAAACTAGATGTTTTAGGTATGGGTAAGGCCGTATCTGATGGTGTGGTAAAAGGAAAAGTCATCAATATTGAGAAGACTATTCTGGCCATCAAAAAGGCTGTGGAAGAAGCAGAAGATAATTCCGGTATCGATATAAAAGTGGTGAATGTAGGGATTGCAGGTCATCACATCAGAAGTTCAATACAAAGAGGTAGTATCACACGTGATGATAGAGAGGAAGAAATTACCGTGGAGGATGTTAATCGCCTTACCAACGATATGCATCGTATGGTAATTCCTGCTGGTAATCAGATAATTCATGTAATGCCACAGGTATATACGGTTGATTATGATGACGGTATAAAAGATCCTGTAGGAATGACAGGTATTCGCCTTGAAGCTGATTTCCATGTGATCACTGCTGATATTAATTCAATCAATAACATCCAAAAATGTGTTAAAAGAGCAGGTTTGGATATAGAAAATATGATATTGGAGCCTTTAGCTTCTAGCTTGGCTGTATTATCAGATGATGAAAAAGAAGCGGGAGTGTGTTTAGTAGATATAGGAGGTGGAACAACTGATATTGCCATTTTCCATGAAAATATAATTCGACATACAGGCGTAATTCCTTTCGGAGGTAATATCATTACTTCTGATATCAAGGAAGGATGTATGGTAATGCAACAGCAGGCTGAATTACTTAAAACTAAATTTGGTAGAGCTATCTCAACTGAAGCAAGTGAAAATGAAATTGTTTCAATTCCTGGCTTACGAAATAGAGCGCCAAAAGAAATATCCATTAAAAACCTAGCTCATATTGTTGAAGCTAGAATGGAAGAGATTATTGATTTAGTACATGCAGAGATATTAGCGTCAGGTTATGAAGGTCGCCTTGCTGGTGGAATTGTAATCACTGGTGGTGGGTCGCAGATGCATAGTGCTCGTCAATTAGTAGAATATTTAACAGGAATGGATGCTCGTATTGGATATCCAAATGAGCATTTAGGAAGAACAAAAATAGAGGCTGTTAAAAGCCCGATGTATGCCACATCAGTTGGTTTAGTATTGGCAGGTTATCGTTCCATTGATGAACGAGAAAATAGATACCTTGAAGCAAAGTTGAATAATCAGAATATGTTTATCAACCATAAGCAGAAAGGTTCAAAAAGAGAAGGAGACTTTTTTTCAAAAATTATCAATAAGACCAAGAGCTTTTTGATAGATGATTTTGACGATAAAGATGACTATTAA
- a CDS encoding cell division protein FtsQ/DivIB: MQLKKSLNIALKIVLPVIIFLVTIGFVSKKQNEVLCKKIIINIENQQGNFFLNEADINSLLTKNGNEMILNLPYEKFKLKDLEERVNAHKFIQTAEVYRDLAGNMMVDAVQARPIARIFDPNGEDHYISDQGKILPVSDRFTARVMVLSGDFFNPYLEKDMLADQAGKDLFHFIKFIEQDKFWSAQFAQLEVDDRGIINIYPQVTKQLIEFGTVYNYSDKLSKLKIFYDKILPDRGWNRYDRVNLQFKEQIICE, translated from the coding sequence ATGCAGCTTAAAAAGTCTTTAAATATTGCCCTGAAGATCGTTTTACCAGTTATAATATTTTTGGTAACTATTGGCTTTGTAAGCAAAAAGCAGAATGAAGTCTTATGCAAAAAGATCATTATTAATATTGAAAATCAGCAAGGAAACTTCTTCTTAAATGAAGCTGATATTAACAGCCTTTTAACCAAGAATGGCAATGAAATGATTTTGAATCTTCCATATGAAAAATTTAAATTAAAAGATTTGGAAGAAAGGGTTAATGCACATAAGTTTATCCAAACGGCAGAGGTATATAGAGACTTGGCTGGGAATATGATGGTAGATGCAGTTCAGGCCAGACCTATTGCAAGAATATTTGATCCAAACGGTGAAGATCACTATATAAGTGATCAAGGGAAAATACTTCCAGTTTCAGATCGATTTACTGCTAGAGTAATGGTATTGTCTGGAGATTTTTTCAATCCTTATTTAGAAAAGGATATGCTAGCTGATCAAGCTGGAAAAGATTTGTTTCATTTTATTAAGTTTATAGAGCAAGATAAATTTTGGAGTGCACAGTTTGCACAATTAGAAGTAGATGATAGAGGAATAATAAATATATACCCACAGGTTACTAAACAGTTGATCGAATTTGGGACGGTGTATAATTATTCTGATAAATTATCAAAACTTAAAATTTTTTATGATAAGATATTGCCCGATCGCGGGTGGAATCGATACGATCGTGTAAATTTACAGTTTAAAGAACAAATCATTTGTGAATAG